The Streptomyces sp. NBC_01268 genome segment CGCGAAGAGGGCGCCGGGACTCCGGCGCCCTCCGGTCACACGTGGCTCAGATCCGCGTCGACAGCGGGACGGTGATCTGCTTCAGCCAGGAGCCGGCCGCGAAGTCTCGTGCCTTTACGACGACGCGGTCGTGGAAGACCTCGACCTGGAGGCCCTGGTTGAACGTGCCGGGGACGGACACCTCCCCGCCCTTGCCGTCGTCCGTGTATCCCGTCTGCACCGCGCCGGTGTTGATGACGGAGAAGCCGTCCAGGTTCGCGGTGCCGGGCACCACCCTGCGGACGTACCAGTCCGAGAGGGCGAGGTCCCAATGCGTGTGGCCGCAGAAGAGGAAGACGTCGCGGTGTCGGCCCAGGATCCCGAGGAGCCGGTCCGACTGGAGGTAGTCGCGCGAGTAGAGCTGGTTGTGGCTGCCGGAGACGGTGTTGGGGAGCGGGTGGTGCGTCACGACCATCACGGGCTTGCGGCGGTGCGCCCAGTGCGCGAGGCGCTGCTCGAGCCAGGTGAACTGCGCCTCGCTGATCCACACCTCGTCCCACAGCTCGGGGTCGTGGTAGTGCATGTACTTCTCGGTGCCGAGGCTGAGCACCGGGATGCCGCCGAAGGAGTGCTCCGCGTACACCGTGTTGCGGCCGGCGAAGGTGTAGAAGCTCTTGAAGAGCGAGTCCTCGGTGGTGCCGTTGGGCCAGGTCGCCTGCGCGAGGGTCGCCGGGTCGCGCCACTTGGGGACGTAGAACTCGTGGTTTCCGATGGCCCAGGCGAGCGCCCTCGGGTGGGTGTGGTGAGCCAGTTCGGCGCTGACGGCCGCGTACTCGGCATCGTACCCGCGCGGCGTGATGTCGCCCGCGATCGCGAGGCCCGAACTCCGGGGGTTGGTCCGGTTCATGTCGTCCAGCGCCACACCGAGGTCCCGGAGGTCGCCTTGGATGTCGCTGATGACGTTGAACGTGGTGAGCGGGCGTCCCTCACCGGCGTGTGCGGGCGTGGCCGCGCTCGCCGGTATCCGGGAGGCGGCGACCGCACCCACCGCTCCTGTGGCGACGGTGAGCAGAGATCTGCGATCCACGGAAAGTTTCCTTCCGACGGGCGGCAGCCGCCGACGGGCGCCCCTGCTGGCGCGCCCAGCCGCTCAGCCCCCGCACACGCTCCCGGGGCCACCGCTCTTTGAACTAGACCCGTTACGAATACGCAGCTTGATCGACCCGCTGCCCGCTCCGAGGTGTCAGTTGCGTGAACGCGTCTCGACGACGGGCCTGCTGCGGTGATGACACACCCTGGAACCGGCTCGCCTGGGTGCCACCAGGTGCTCAGCCGCCTTGGGCCGGTTGTTCGCGGAAGCCGCTGCCCGTGGCGCGGACTCGTCCGGGGGCTACCCCTTGGCCGGTTCGGTGCCCGGCCGCTTGACGACCCGGTCGTCGACTTCGAGCGACCTCCAGAGGCGGCGGCCGATCCTGACCTTCACGAGTTCGCCGTCGGCCAGGCGCACTTCAACGAAGTGGTACATGTTCGAGCCGTCGAGCATGCCTCGGGTCTTACCCGTGACGATGCCTTCCCAGGCGTCATCCTGTCCTGCTTTGCGCGATTTCATCATGTTCTGGAGTCTACGAGGACCGGCCCGCCACCTGGCAGGTCCTGGAGTCACCTCCTGGCGATGACAAATGTCATGGCCGCGGCCGGGCTCGGGCCGCTGGAGCAGATCCGTATCCTCGTCGAACCGGCCTGGACCGCTCCGGACCGGGGGCCCGGTGGGTGCGCGAGCACGGCCCCGCCCGGTCCGGTCCGGTTCTTCCCGCCACCGCACACCGATACAGAGGAACAAGAGACTTGACCGCGCTGTCCGCTTTCCCGCTGCCCTTTCACGCCCCGCGCTCCCGGCCGTTCGCGTCGCCACCCCGGACGCTGCGGGAACTGGAGATGATGGAGTGCAGCGCGCACATCCGGGCGAAGTCGGGGTGGTTCGACAAGAGGAACGACGCCGGGATCGTCGCCCGGTGGACCGAGGAGGCCCTCGCCCAGGGCCTGACCGAGGCGCAGGTCCGCTATGTGCTGGACGAACTCGCGTACTACGCCACGCTGCGGGACGCGCGGACCGGCGTCGAGGTGTCCGCCGTCGACGGTGTCTGGCAGTCGGACACGCTCGTCGACGACGCGCTGCGTTCGCGGCTGCGCGAGGCGGTGCGGGTTCTGGAGGAGGTCCCCGAGGAGGAACGCGACTGGCATCCCGGTTCCGAGGGGAAGGTCCTGGATCTGGTGCACCCGTCGCTGTTCTGTCTGGTGCGCGAGGTGAGCGGGGCGCCCGAGCAGGCGTGGCGGAATCCGTCCGACCGCTATGCGAAGTACGAGTTCTCGGAACGGTTCCAGTGGCTGCCGACGGAGGTCGACGTCGACGACGACGGCGGTGTCGCCTTCCGTTCGTACGTCAACAACGTGCACCCGGAGCGGCACCGGGAGCTGCTCTCCGTGCTGCCGGACGTCTTCGCCCGGATGCGCCCGCTGCTGGAGAACGTGCTCACCGACCTACGTCATCCGCGGCCCCTGCGGATCGACGTCGATCCGTACGGCTGGTACGACTCCGAGCCGACGTACCCGACGAGGTCCGCCTACAGCGATGACGCGGCCTACGAGGTAGCGCGCCAGGCCTGGTCGGAGGCGCACGACGAGTGGTGGGAGAACCGCCGCCCGGTCGTCCCGGACGCCCCGGCCTTCACCGCGCCCGAACGGCCCGCCGCGTCCGCCCGCGTCGACCTGCGCGGCCGCCGCCTCCAGGTCATCGTCAAGGTGGCCGCCATCCATCTCACCCCGGACAGCCCCGAGTACGCCGGCGGCTCCTGGCACGTCGAGGGGATGTCGAACGAGCGGATCGTCTCGACCGGCCTCTACTATTGGGACAGCGAGAACATCACCGAGAGCCGGCTGAGCTTCCGGACCGCACTCGACGACCCGGAATACGAGCAGAGCGACGACGACGGCGTGCGCGAGGTCTACGGCCTGGAGAACGAGGACGCGCTGAACCAGATAGCGGGGTCCGCGTCGACCCCGGCGGGCCGCTGCCTCGCGTTCCCGAACGTGCTGCAGCACCGCGTCGGCTCGTTCCGCCTCGCGGACCCCACCCGTCCGGGGCACCGGAAGATCCTCGCGTTCTTCCTCGTCGACCCTTCGGAGCGGATCGTGTCGACGTCCGACGTGCCGCCGCAGCAGCCCTGGTCCGACAGCTCGACCATGACGCTCGACGAGGCCAAGGAGTACCGCGAGCAGCTCATGCGGGAGCGCACGTTCTTCGTCGACGAGCACAACGAGCAGCTCTACGAGCGGGAGTTCTCCCTCTGCGAGCACTGAGCGCGCCCGCCCGCCCCGAGAAGGCCGCCCTACCGGGGTGACCTGGGGCGGACCGGGATGACCACTGCCTGACCGCTGCCCTACCGGTGTGACCTGCGTGAACCCGCGCGGGTCACCCGGTCAGGTCGCGGGCCGGCAGCCGAAGACGCGTTCCAGCAGGAGACAGAGGGCGTCGCGCTCCTCGGCGGCGAGCCCGTCCAGGCCGTCCTGCGTGGTGCGCATCTTCGCGCGGATCGCGTCGGTGACGCGCTCGCCCTCGGCGGTGAGGATGACGTTCTTGACGCGCCGGTCGGACGCGTCGGCTTCGCGGTGCACCAGGCCGCGCTTCTCCAGCCGGTCGACGATGCCGGTGATGTTGGAGGCGTCGCAGGTCATGGTCTCGGCCAGCGCGCGCATCGCGGCGGGGCCGCGGCGGAGCACGGTCAGCGCCTTGGCCTGGCTCGCGGTGAGGTTCTCGCTCGCCGCCGCGACCGTGAAGTCGCCGAGGTAGACGCCCCAGGACATCGAGAGCTGCTCCATGAGCCGGTCCGTGTCGACGGGCGCTTCCGCACGAGGAGCTTCTGTCATGGGACCCATTCTATCCCGAGAAACTTGACCATCTCAAGCATGTGGCTCTACCTTCGCCCTATTGCATGAAGTTCTCAAGCATCAAGGTTGTCAAGTAAACGCCATAAGGAGCGCCCCTGTGACCGTCACCGCGTCCCCCGCCTCCCGCGCGGCCGAGATCCTCTCCCGGCCCGTGGCCCTGAACGGCCTTACCGTCCCGAACCGCATCGTGATGGCGCCGATGACGCGCATGTTCTCCCCGGGTGGCGTGCCCGGCGAGGACGTCCGCTCGTACTACGCCCGCCGCGCCGCCGCCGGCGTGGGCCTGATCGTCACCGAGGGCACCTACGTCGGCCACGATTCGGCCGGGCAGAGCGACCGTGTGCCGCGGTTCCACGGCGAGGAGCAGCTGGCGGGGTGGGCGAAGGTCGCCGAGGACGTGCACGCGGCGGGCGGGACGATCGTGCCGCAGCTGTGGCACATCGGCATGGTGCGCCAGCAGGGCCAGGCGCCCTACCCCGACGCCCCGGCCATGGGCCCCTCCGGCATCCGCACCGACGGCACCGAGGGCACGGGCCAGGCGATGACCCTCGGCGACCTCGACGACGTCATCGGCGCCTTCGCCGAGGCCGCCGCGGCCGCCGAGCGCATCGGCTTCGACGGCGTCGAGCTCCACGGCGCCCACGGCTACCTCATCGACCAGTTCCTGTGGGCGGGGACGAACCGGCGCACCGACGCGTACGGCGGCGACCCCGTGGCCCGTACGAAGTTCGCCGCCGAGATCGTGGCCGCGGTCCGCGCGTCCGTCTCGTCCGACTTCCCGGTGCTCTTCCGCTACTCGCAGTGGAAGCAGGACGCCTACGACGCCCGGCTCGCCGAGACCCCGGAGGAGCTGGAGGCGATCCTGACGCCCCTGGCCGCCGCCGGTGTCGACGCGTTCCACGCCTCGACCCGCCGTCACTGGATCCCCGAGTTCGACGGATCGGACCTCAACCTGGCGGGCTGGACCAAGAAGCTCACCGGCCGCCCCACCATCACCGTCGGCTCGGTCGGCCTCGACGGCGACTTCATCCACGCCTTCGCGGGCGAGGGCGCGCCGGTCCAGGGCATCGACGAGCTCCTCGACCGTCTGGAGCGCGACGAGTTCGACATGGTCGCCGTCGGCCGCGCGCTGCTCCAGGACCCGGAGTGGGCGGCCAAGGTCCTCGCGGGCCGGACGGACGAGCTGAAGCCGTACGACGCGGCGGCGGTCAAGACCCTGAGCTGAGGACCGCGCCGCAGGCGCTGATCGACCGCCGCGGCGGCCGGGAGATCGCTCCCGGCCGCCGCGGCGGCGTGTCCGCCCGTCCCGGGGCCGATGCGTACCGGCCGGCCGTCGTACGGTCCGTGCGCGGTCCCTTCAACCTGGTCGCGGACCCCGTCCTGGACACCTCGGCCCTCGCGCGCCTGTTGAACGCCCGGACCGTTCCACTGCCCGCCGCGGCGGCCCGCACCGCCCTGGCCGCGGCCTGGCGACTGCACCTGGTCCCCGCCGCGCCCGGACCGCTCGGACGCCGTCCTGCGACTGCCTCTCCTCGACGCGGGCCGGGCCGGTGACGAGCTCGGCCGGGCCCCGTCGCGTACGTCCACGGAGGCGGTCAGTGCCTTCCTGGAGGGCCTGCGCCAAGGGGCCGGACTGGACACCCCGCCCCTCGCGGGGACGGGTCCCCGGGCATAGCCAGGCACCCCCGAACGGCATCGGGAACTCCCCGGCCGTCGCCACCCCGGCCCTCCGACCGGCGAGCACAGCAAGGGTGTCGCCCGGTTCGTCACGCGGCGACGCCCCACGTGAGCACCGCGCGGCGCCCCGGAGGCGCTCGCACCCGGCGCCGTCGT includes the following:
- a CDS encoding DUF4246 domain-containing protein, whose translation is MTALSAFPLPFHAPRSRPFASPPRTLRELEMMECSAHIRAKSGWFDKRNDAGIVARWTEEALAQGLTEAQVRYVLDELAYYATLRDARTGVEVSAVDGVWQSDTLVDDALRSRLREAVRVLEEVPEEERDWHPGSEGKVLDLVHPSLFCLVREVSGAPEQAWRNPSDRYAKYEFSERFQWLPTEVDVDDDGGVAFRSYVNNVHPERHRELLSVLPDVFARMRPLLENVLTDLRHPRPLRIDVDPYGWYDSEPTYPTRSAYSDDAAYEVARQAWSEAHDEWWENRRPVVPDAPAFTAPERPAASARVDLRGRRLQVIVKVAAIHLTPDSPEYAGGSWHVEGMSNERIVSTGLYYWDSENITESRLSFRTALDDPEYEQSDDDGVREVYGLENEDALNQIAGSASTPAGRCLAFPNVLQHRVGSFRLADPTRPGHRKILAFFLVDPSERIVSTSDVPPQQPWSDSSTMTLDEAKEYREQLMRERTFFVDEHNEQLYEREFSLCEH
- a CDS encoding MarR family winged helix-turn-helix transcriptional regulator, which encodes MTEAPRAEAPVDTDRLMEQLSMSWGVYLGDFTVAAASENLTASQAKALTVLRRGPAAMRALAETMTCDASNITGIVDRLEKRGLVHREADASDRRVKNVILTAEGERVTDAIRAKMRTTQDGLDGLAAEERDALCLLLERVFGCRPAT
- a CDS encoding metallophosphoesterase family protein → MDRRSLLTVATGAVGAVAASRIPASAATPAHAGEGRPLTTFNVISDIQGDLRDLGVALDDMNRTNPRSSGLAIAGDITPRGYDAEYAAVSAELAHHTHPRALAWAIGNHEFYVPKWRDPATLAQATWPNGTTEDSLFKSFYTFAGRNTVYAEHSFGGIPVLSLGTEKYMHYHDPELWDEVWISEAQFTWLEQRLAHWAHRRKPVMVVTHHPLPNTVSGSHNQLYSRDYLQSDRLLGILGRHRDVFLFCGHTHWDLALSDWYVRRVVPGTANLDGFSVINTGAVQTGYTDDGKGGEVSVPGTFNQGLQVEVFHDRVVVKARDFAAGSWLKQITVPLSTRI
- a CDS encoding DUF7489 domain-containing protein, whose amino-acid sequence is MMKSRKAGQDDAWEGIVTGKTRGMLDGSNMYHFVEVRLADGELVKVRIGRRLWRSLEVDDRVVKRPGTEPAKG
- a CDS encoding NADH:flavin oxidoreductase, producing MTVTASPASRAAEILSRPVALNGLTVPNRIVMAPMTRMFSPGGVPGEDVRSYYARRAAAGVGLIVTEGTYVGHDSAGQSDRVPRFHGEEQLAGWAKVAEDVHAAGGTIVPQLWHIGMVRQQGQAPYPDAPAMGPSGIRTDGTEGTGQAMTLGDLDDVIGAFAEAAAAAERIGFDGVELHGAHGYLIDQFLWAGTNRRTDAYGGDPVARTKFAAEIVAAVRASVSSDFPVLFRYSQWKQDAYDARLAETPEELEAILTPLAAAGVDAFHASTRRHWIPEFDGSDLNLAGWTKKLTGRPTITVGSVGLDGDFIHAFAGEGAPVQGIDELLDRLERDEFDMVAVGRALLQDPEWAAKVLAGRTDELKPYDAAAVKTLS